AGCAGCGCGGTCGAGCCGTCGTCGACGCTCCGGCTCACGGACAGGTCCTGGAAGCTCGGCTTGCCGACGCTCGCGCCACCGCCACGCGTCCAGCTGCTCGCAGTCGAGACCCCGAGCGCGTAGGCGGACACCGGGAGCGGGCCGACGGTTGCCGTCGGGTTGGTCGTCGCGAACGACAGCGTCCCGATCGCCGCGGGCGCTGCCGGTGCGCTCGTGCCCGGGTCGCCCTTCTCGCCCTTCTCGCCCTGCGGTCCCTGCGGTCCCGTCGGTCCCGTCGGTCCCGTCCTCGACCAGGACAGCGCGCTCTCGCCGTTCTTGCACGCCTCACCCTCGGCGACGACCCGCAGCTGCCCGTTGGCGACTCCGGCGCACCCGTGCACCTCGTCCTCACCGGCGGCCGATGCCAGACCCTGCCAGGCGAGCACTCCCGAGGCGGTCATCGCGACCGCCACCAGCCCTACCGCTGCCTTGCGCATCTCGGTCCCTCCCGTCCGCGCGCGGTGCGCGGAACGCCGCCACACCACCACCGGGGAGGGCGCGCGAGGTGTCGGGTAGCCGACACCACGACGGGTCAGGACAGGTCGACCTCGCGGCGGCGCGGGTCGCGCAGGTCCACTCCCTGGGCCAGCCACCGCTCCTCCAGGGCCTGCGCGCCGTGGACCCGCTTCCAGGCGGCCTCGTTGGGCGTCATGGGCAGCAGCGGCAGGAAGCGCACCGGCTCGGCGGCGCTCTCGACGCCGCCCCCGAGCTCGAGGTCGGGCACCAGCCCGCCGGGCTCGCCGACGAGGACGGCGGTGAAGCGCGCGCCGTCCCAGAGCGGCTCGCCGAGGTCGAGCCCGGCGCCGGGGGCGAGCACAAGACCCTCGACGGACGGCGACGCTGCCAGCGTCGCGAGCCGCCGCAGGGCAGTGTCGTGCAGGCCGCGGACCGACAGCAGCAGCTCCGCGCGCGGGCCCTCACCAGTCACGACGAGCTCGTCAGCGCCCGTCATCGGGGCTCGCGACATGCCGAGCGTCGCGTAGCGGACGACCCCGTCCGGGTCCGGCCCGAAGCGCAGCACGTCGATCCGCTCGCTGCCGAGGAAGCTCACGCCGGCGCGACCGCTGTCTTGCCCGAGGACGCTCACGAGGTGGGCCTCGACGACGACCAGCACGCTGTCGGGATCCACCCTCCGACCCTACCGAGCAGGGATCGGACCGTCCGTGGCGAACCTCACCTCATGCCGAACCGCCGCAGTTCGCTCCTTCTCTCGTGCGCCGTCCTCGCCGCGGGCGTGCCCGTCGCGGGCATCGCGCTCGCCGCACCGAAGGCCTGTGGCAGCGAGGTGAAGACCCCGCCGCTCGCCTTCGCCGAGCGCGTCTACGTCGACCGCAACCGCGCAGGAGGGGAGCCGGTGAGCGTCGTCGCGCAGGACGGCTCCCTGAGCATGTCGGCGCACGCAGGCACGACCCACATCTACAAGGACCCGGCCGCACTGCCCGGCGCCGGCGACTTCGTCAACGGCTACACCAACCAGACGCTCAACTGGCGCTCCACCGACGGCGGGAAGACCTGGGCCTACATCGGCCTCAACGGCACCGGTCAGGGCCCGCACACCCTCGCCTCCAGCGGCTTCTCCGACCCGGACTACGCGATCGACGCAGGCGGCCGGATCTACAACACAGAGATCAACCTCGCCAACGTCGCGGTCTTCTCCTCCGGAGACGACGGCCAGACCTACACGCGCGGCAACCCCGAGGTCACCAGCGGCGACCGCCCGTGGGTGACGGCTGGTGCCGCCGAGGAGGTCTACCTCTACGTCAACACGCTGCAGCAGATCTTCCGCAGCACCGACGGCGGGCTCACCTGGACGCTGCAGTCGCGCAGCAACCAGGCTGGGCCCGACGCCAAGATGTACATCGACCCGCGCAACCCCAAGACCGGCCTCATCGGTCCGAACAACCCCGACGGCGTCTCGATCTCCAAGGACCAGGGCAAGACCTGGGAGGCCTTCGCCGGCGCGGAGCTCGGCCCGACCGTCGACTTCTTCGGTGCCGTCGCGGTCGACAAGGCGGGCTTCGCCTACCGGGCCGCGGCCGGCGGCTACAAGGGCGGCAGCGACGCGGTCGCCGACGGCGAGGTCACCTTCAACTGGTTCGACCGCAAGACCAACGAGTGGTCCCCCGAGGCCGTGACCGTGCCGACCCCGAAGGGCGACGCCCTGTGGCCCTGGGTCGTCGCCGGTGACGACGGCCGGGTCGCCATCGCCTGGCTGCAGTCGCTCGAGAAGGAGCCGCAGTCCTTCTACGTCTACGTCGCGCAGACCCTCAACGCGCACGGCACGAAGGTCAAGTGCAGCAACGGCTCGACCAAGGTGATCCCGCCGCGCTGGTCGGTCGCCAACGCCTCGAAGAAGCCGGTCCACCAGGGCCCGATCTGCCTCAACGGCACGACCTGCAACGCGAGCCCCGACTTCCCCGAGGGCGACCGCCGCCTCGGTGACTTCATCACCGTCAACTACGACAAGGACGGCACCCTGTTCGTGGCGAGCGCCGACACCACGCTCCGCACAGCGGTCGAGGGCGGCAGCGTCAAGCCGGTCGGCAACCCCGTCTTCATCAAGGCCAGCAAGGGCGCCAAGATGACCAAGAAGCCCATGACCACCCGCAAGACCCGCCCGAGCTGCGGCCTCGACCCGCTCTGCTGACCACCGCACCTGGAGTACGACGAAGGGCCCGCTCACCCGAGCGGGCCCTTCGTCGTACGCGGGTCAGCCCTTGAGCTGGTAGTCCTTGAGCAGGCCGCGGCTGATGATGGTCTTCTGGATCTCGCTGGTGCCCTCGCCGATGAGCAGGAACGGTGCCTCGCGCATGAGGCGCTCGATCTCGTACTCCTTGGCGTAGCCGTAGCCGCCGTGGATGCGGAAGGAGTCCTGGGTGACCTCGGCGCAGTACTCGCTGGCGAGCAGCTTGGCCATGCCGGCCTCGACGTCGTTGCGCTTGCCGGCGTCCTTGAGGCGGGCGGCGTTGACCATGAGGGCGTGCGCGGCCTCCACCTTGGTGGCCATCTCGGCGAGCTTGAACTGGATCGCCTGGTGCTGCGCGATCGGCTTGCCGAAGGTGGAGCGCTGCTGGGCGTAGGCGATCGCGAGTTCGAAGGCGCGGATCGAGATGCCGCAGGCGCGGGCAGCGACGTTGACCCTGCCGACCTCGACGCCGTCCATCATCTGGTAGAAGCCCTTACCCTTGCCCTCCTCGCCTCCGAGGATCGAGCTGGCCGGCACCCGGGCGCCCTCGAGGATCATCTCGGTGGTCTCGACGCCTTTGTAGCCCATCTTGTCGATCTTGCCGGGGATGGTGACGCCCTGGGCCGTCTCGCCGAAGCCGGGCTCCTTCTCGATGAGGAACGTCGTCATGTTCTTGTAGACCGAGTCGGCACCCTCGTCGGTGCGGACCAGGGTCGCGACGAGCTGCGAGCGGCCGCCGTTGGTCAGCCACATCTTCTGGCCGTCGAGGACGTAGGAGTCCCCGTCGCGGACACCCTTGCTCTTGATGGCCGCGACGTCGGAGCCGCAGTGCGGCTCGCTCATCGAGAAGGCGCCGCGGATCTCACCGGTCGCCATCTTCGGCAGCAGGCGGTCCTTCTGCTCCTGGGTGCCGTGCTGCTTGAGCATGTAGGCCACGATGAAGTGGGTGTTGATGACGCCGGAGACGCTCATCCAGCCGCGCGCGATCTCCTCGACCGTCAGCGCGTAGGTGAGCAGCGACTCACCGAGGCCGCCGTACTCCTCCGGGATCATGAGGCCGAACAGCCCCATCTCCTTCATGCCCTCGACGATCGCCTCGGGGAACTCGTCCTTGTGCTCGAGGTCCTGGGCGTAGGGGAGGATCTCCTTGTCCACGAAGCTGCGGACGGTGGACAGGATCTCCTGCTGGACCTCGGTGAGGCCCTCGGTGGCGGCGAGGCGGGCCATCTCAACTCCTGGTGCTCCGGATCCCCCGCGAACCACGGGGTACGACGCGTCAGCGCGCGTTGCGGAAGTGTCCCACCGGCTACTACCCGGTAGCCAGCCGAGTCGCGTGATCCTCCCCACGCCGTCGGGCAGGAGTGGGCGTCGCGGTGGCGAACTCCTACGCACCCAGATCGTCACCGCTCGCCGGAGGTCCCCGTGAAGGCTCGTGCCGCACTGCTCGCCGTCTCGCTGCTCGTGCCCGTGGGCGCGGGCGTCGCGACCGCCGCCCCGAAGCCCAAGCCGAAGCCGGTCCCTCTCAAGCCGGTCTGCAACCTCGTCGTCGACGACAAGGCCGACGCGACCTACAACATGGTTCCTGGGGCCGCCGGTGACGACATCGTGAGCGCCGACGTCGCGAGCGACAGCACGCTCATCACGGGTGTGATCCGCGTGGCGGCGCTGGCGGCCAACGACCCGCAGGCGCCGTTCGGCCGCGGCTACTTCGTCAACTTCACGGCTCCGGGGAGCCCGGACGTGCTCTTCCTGTCGGCCCGTACCTACCCGACCGGCAACACCTTCGTCTACGGCTACGACGGCGTCGACCCCAACACGGGCGTCAACACCTCCTACACCCTCGGCAGCGCCACCGGCGTGGTGGACACCGCCAAGGGCGAGGTCCGGATCTCGGTGCCGATCAAGGACCTCGCGACCGGCGCCAAGGCCAACCTCGCGAAGGGCAACAAGCTCAGCGGCCTGACGGCCGAGGTGTTCCGGATCGCCGGTCAAGGCTTGGTCCCGAGCCAGAGCCCGGCCCCTGGCGCGCCGCGCGTTCCGCTTGGCGGCGTGCTGCTGCCCTTCGACGACGCGGTCGGCACGACGTCCTACGC
This genomic interval from Mycobacteriales bacterium contains the following:
- a CDS encoding type VI secretion system tube protein Hcp; amino-acid sequence: MRKAAVGLVAVAMTASGVLAWQGLASAAGEDEVHGCAGVANGQLRVVAEGEACKNGESALSWSRTGPTGPTGPQGPQGEKGEKGDPGTSAPAAPAAIGTLSFATTNPTATVGPLPVSAYALGVSTASSWTRGGGASVGKPSFQDLSVSRSVDDGSTALLRTVATGRVLPTATLTLCDPTACAATTTATYELTDVLVTSVQQGASPLQESITLAYKTLTLTRGTQSFSFDVTAEETG
- a CDS encoding suppressor of fused domain protein, with translation MDPDSVLVVVEAHLVSVLGQDSGRAGVSFLGSERIDVLRFGPDPDGVVRYATLGMSRAPMTGADELVVTGEGPRAELLLSVRGLHDTALRRLATLAASPSVEGLVLAPGAGLDLGEPLWDGARFTAVLVGEPGGLVPDLELGGGVESAAEPVRFLPLLPMTPNEAAWKRVHGAQALEERWLAQGVDLRDPRRREVDLS
- a CDS encoding acyl-CoA dehydrogenase family protein, producing the protein MARLAATEGLTEVQQEILSTVRSFVDKEILPYAQDLEHKDEFPEAIVEGMKEMGLFGLMIPEEYGGLGESLLTYALTVEEIARGWMSVSGVINTHFIVAYMLKQHGTQEQKDRLLPKMATGEIRGAFSMSEPHCGSDVAAIKSKGVRDGDSYVLDGQKMWLTNGGRSQLVATLVRTDEGADSVYKNMTTFLIEKEPGFGETAQGVTIPGKIDKMGYKGVETTEMILEGARVPASSILGGEEGKGKGFYQMMDGVEVGRVNVAARACGISIRAFELAIAYAQQRSTFGKPIAQHQAIQFKLAEMATKVEAAHALMVNAARLKDAGKRNDVEAGMAKLLASEYCAEVTQDSFRIHGGYGYAKEYEIERLMREAPFLLIGEGTSEIQKTIISRGLLKDYQLKG